ATGAAGTGACAGCCAGTCTTCGTACGCCAGGAGATTTTCAGACGGGCCCTGTGGCTTTGTTGCGCGATAGTGCCGAGAAGTTAAACCGAGGTTTCGTCGTGGAGGATCGAAATTATCTTTCTGCACGATGGCCCGGCGATGCACATCTCTTTGCGACGAAGTATTTGCAGAAGCTTCTGACCTAAGGCGAGTTTCGGGTATTTTCAGCTTGAGAGCTTCGTCAGCAGATGTTTTGCTTAGATCTGTCTGGAGGCTCGATGTCGACAAAAGAAAATAAAAAGGTTGTTTCTCTTCTTAATGAAATCATCGAAATGGAAATTTCAGGTGTAGTTCGTTATCTGCACTATGCTTTGATGATCAAAGGTCCTAATCGTATTCCTATCGTGAAGTGGTTTCATGAACAAGCCAACGAAGGTTATCAACATGCATCTTTGATTGGTGAAAAGATCACAGCGTTGGGTGGACATCCTTCTTTGAAGGTGACTCCAGTTCCTGAAACCAAAACACACAAAGTTTTGGACATTCTTAAAGAAAGCTTGGATTTCGAAGAAGCGGCTTTGAAAAAATACAAAGAAGTGTTGAAGCATTGTGAAGACGATGTGGCTTTGGAAGAAATGATTCGCGGTATGATCCGTTTGGAAACAGAGCATATCGAAGAAGTCGTTAAGATGCTCGACACAAACTAAGATCAAAGATCTCTATATATTGTATTTCAAAGGCGGATGCTTAAAACATCCGCTTTTTTTGTGTCCTACGCGGGCGGTCTTAACAATTCCCAAACAGGGTCCTGACATAAGCTTAGCGGAATCACAACGTGATATTCGCTCTGGAATCTTCTAAATTTCGCGCCATCTGAAATGGCTCAGAAAAAAAGGAGAGTTCCATGAAATATTCCGTTTTAGCGGTGGCTTTGCTGATTTCTTCAGCATCATTCGCTCAATCTAAACATTTGTTCTCTGGCTCTGACACTCTTGGTGGTGTGATGACAGATGCTATTATCGCAGCTGGTCTTGATCAATCCATCGGTTATGTTGGTGGTGGCTCTAGCGTTGGTGAAAAAGCATTGGTTAACGGCGAAATCGGTATCGCTCCAATGTCACGTCCGATGAAACCTGAAGCTATTGCGCAAGCGCAAGCAGCCGGTGTGACTCCTGTTGAACACGTGATTGCTTTGGATGGCGTTTCTGTTTTCGTTAACGGTACAAACGGCACTCCAGGTTTGGATTTGAACACGTTGGCTCGCATTTTCTCTTGCGAAATCACTTCTTGGGCGCAAATCCCAGGTTCTGGTAAATCAGGTGCGATCAATGCTTTCCGCCGTGATGACTTGTCTGGAACAACAGACACTTTTAAAACTTTGGTGGGCGTTAAAAAATTCGGAGCTTGCGTAACAATCGTTCATGAAACGGCTGATATCGCTGAAAAAACGGCAACGGATGCAGATGCTATCGGTTACGCAGGTTTGAGCGGTAAGAACGAACACAACCGTGAATTGGCGATCTCTGCTACGGGAACTGCTTATGTAGCTCCAACTGCGGGAACAATCCGCAACGGAACTTACCCACTTTCTCGTAAGTTGTTCGTTTATGAAGCTTCTGGTGCACGCACTCCAAACAAAGCGGAAGCGCAACTTCTTGAACAACTTTTGGATCGTTCTTTCCTTGATCCTATCGTTCAAGATCACGATTTCGTCACTCTTGATTAATAAGGTGTTTAAGTGAAGCGA
This region of Bdellovibrio sp. BCCA genomic DNA includes:
- a CDS encoding PstS family phosphate ABC transporter substrate-binding protein, which codes for MKYSVLAVALLISSASFAQSKHLFSGSDTLGGVMTDAIIAAGLDQSIGYVGGGSSVGEKALVNGEIGIAPMSRPMKPEAIAQAQAAGVTPVEHVIALDGVSVFVNGTNGTPGLDLNTLARIFSCEITSWAQIPGSGKSGAINAFRRDDLSGTTDTFKTLVGVKKFGACVTIVHETADIAEKTATDADAIGYAGLSGKNEHNRELAISATGTAYVAPTAGTIRNGTYPLSRKLFVYEASGARTPNKAEAQLLEQLLDRSFLDPIVQDHDFVTLD
- a CDS encoding ferritin-like domain-containing protein; the protein is MSTKENKKVVSLLNEIIEMEISGVVRYLHYALMIKGPNRIPIVKWFHEQANEGYQHASLIGEKITALGGHPSLKVTPVPETKTHKVLDILKESLDFEEAALKKYKEVLKHCEDDVALEEMIRGMIRLETEHIEEVVKMLDTN